The window AGGCCCCATCGGCGGCCGTCAACACAATCGTCGCCCGGACATCCCGACTCGGATCAAGCGCCTGTAGCCCAACCGCATAGGCGGCCATCTGCGGTTCGTGGTGGGTCGCTCGCCCCTGGACAAACTCGTCGATTGACTCCTCGCCCCAACGATCAGTCTTGAAATCAACAATATGGTAGGCATCATCGGAGACAAGCAGGCGGTCAATCTCCCCGCGCATCGCCACGCGTGCCCCCGACACGAGCTCCTCTAACTCGGCATCAATGCCAAACTCAGCATGGTGACTCTGGACAGCCGGCGTCACTAACGACTCAAGACCCTGGACCGCCGCGTCCGCATCTGCCATCGCAGCCGTCGCCACCGCAGCGATATCAACGGCCTCGACATCAGCCGCTGTCTCGCCAGCAAGCACTTGCCGGACAATGCGCTCAACGGCCTCCTCCGGCGGCGCCATCTCAACCAGTCGGTGGACAAGCGTGCCGTAGGCAGCTGCCGACACGCCACCAGGAATGTCACGCCCACCGCCAGCCGACTGGCCCGCTCCACGATCATGCTCCGGCACGTGGTCTTCCTCAACCACCCCAATCGTCTGGTCATCAAGCCATGCGAGCGACGCCGTTCCAGCTGCAAGGCCACTACACTGCGATGGCGACAGCTGAATCGTCGGGGTCGCCTCTTGGGTCGGCGGGGGCTCATACCCGGACAGATCAACAGTCGGCTGCGTCTCATTCGATAATTCAACCGACTCCGCGGGTGGCTGCCGAATCGTAATCGTCCCGGTTTCCTGCCCATCTGGCCCGGGATATGGCAGCGTTCGCCTGTATTCTCCGTCCGCCGCTAACGCGTCGAACACTGCAGCTGGGCCGTCACCATCTGCCTCCTCATCGGCTTCGAATAGCGCGGCCTGGACCCAGTCACGCCAGGCCTTCGCATCCGTCGGGCTCGGCTCGGCCATCTCACCGGGATACTCACTGTCAGAGCCAGTCGCATGCCGCCCCGTCAAGACCAGATGATCACGCGCCCGGGTACAGGCAACATACAGTGTGCGCTTCTCTTCGGCTCGCTCTTCATGGCGACGCTGCCGCGCAGCTGTTGCGCGACTCAGCGTCTGCTGGGTCCGGAATCGATCCGACGGTGTCGGCCCCTTCAGGCCGAATACAGGCACCCGTTCATCCTCACCGGTCGGCACCGTCTCGAACTCCGCCTGTTGCGCGCCAAGTCGGGCGCCGCCGGCCTGCGTGAACTTACGATGCATTCCAGGCACGACGACAATCGGGAATTCGTCACCCTTGGCCTCGTGAATCGTCAGTAACTGCACGCTCCCAGCGTCGGTGTCCTCCTCAGCATCAGCGAACGAGACGACATTCGCTTCGGGGTCATGCTCGGCACGCTCCTGCTGGTGTTCCAACTGCCGAATCACGCCCGAGAGACTATGCTGGTCGCCGTCGGCAATCGCATCTACACGATCCCGGAATCGCTCCACATTCACCATCGCCGTTTCGCCACGCTCGTCTGCCCCAATCGCCGCCAGATAGCCAGTTTCGCGAAGCGCCAGCTCAACGACGGCGCCCCATGAGTCTACCTGGCGACCATCGACATCGGGATCCGTGCCAGCTGCCTCGCGCAACATTGTCAGCGTCCGCGCAATCGCGGCCCACTCCTCGCCATCGGCGGCCTGCAGCGCCTGCCACAGCTCCACATCGTCCCCGTCGGCACCGGCTTGATCGTCGCGACCAGCGACAGCCAGCTGGGCAAGGCTATCATCTGGCTGGCCAAACAGTGGCGACCGCAACACCGCATACAAGGCTCGGTTATCGGTCGGATCAGCGATGACGCGTAACAGATTACAGAGTGTCTCGACTTCCGGCGTCTCGAAGAATCCCTGCCCCTTCACCACGGTATGTGGAATCTCCGCTCGTCGAAGCGCCCGCTCATAGGCCGCGAGCTCACTCCGCGACCGGAGCAACACCGCCACATCACCAGGCCGAGCTGAACGGGCGCGTTCAATCGGTTCCGTCTGGGTGGCGGCGAGCTCGGCATACTCCGGATCGTCGGCTGAGACGCTTTCATAGACGGTCGTGTCGCCAGTGAGTAACTCAGCAATGCGGGTCGCAACCACCGACGCCTCAAGCCGGGCGGGCTCATCGCTTCCCTGGGTGAGCATATGCGTCGCCACATCAGGGAGGAGCGTTTCCTGGAGTTTGGCGTCCGTCGGCACCGGAATGTACTCGACAGCCGATGTCACACCATGTGGATTCGTCCGTCCGGCACGCAACGGCTCTGACCGCGCCTCGAAGTCTGCCGGCTTGCCGTCTCGCTCAGCATACCACGGCTCACCGTCACGGGGCCGGCCAACGAAGATCCGCTCGAACAGGCCATTGATTGCTTCTAGTGGCCGTTGGAGTGTCCGGAAATTCGTCGCCAATGGCGGCTGGGCCGTGGAATACCCCGCCGCGTCGTTTGCTGCTTTGAGCGTCGCTTCGCCATCGGCAAACACGCTGACATCGGCGCCGCGGAAGCGGTAGATACTCTGTTTTGCATCACCGACGATGAACAGATTCGTCGCTGTTGGCTCCGCCGGCTCCTCACACGTGAGCTGTTTGATGATGGCCCATTGCTCCGGATTTGTATCCTGGAATTCATCCACCATCACATACGCCTCCTGGGGCGACTCGCCAGACTCACTCATGAATCCAAGCTCGCGGCGTGCAGTCGGCGATATCGAGGCCAAGAAGTGGTTCGTCAGCGCAATCAAATCGCCGTAATCGACGACATTCTCCTCACGCTTTCGCTCGGTATATGCAGTAAATGCCTCTGTCGCCAGTGTCGCAAACGCCTGCACATCCGGGTAGGTGAGTTCGGCTGTCTGGAACGGTTGCTCTGGAATTGCGTCCCACGCGCCTTCCTGTGCATATGCAAAAAGCGACTCAAGGGCGTCAGCATACAGCCCAAGCGACGACTCTGGATACTCGTCAGCAATTCCCCCCTCCGGACGTAACGCTTCGTAGACGGTGCCACTGCTGCTTGAGATGACGGCCGCAAGCACACCAATCGCCATCTCGCGGCGTTCAGCCGTCGACAGTGACGACAGATCAGCCGACGGATCTGCATACTCGCCAAGCGCCCCAGCCACGTTGTTCAGCATCCACGACTCCGTATTGCCGTGTAATTCGGCTTCGGCCTCGGCCGGAAGTGCCTCGAAGGCCGCCACCATCGTCTGCCCGTGTTCGATTACGGCTGGGGTGATGGTTTCCAACCGTGCAAGCGACAAGCCCGAGTCCTCCGTGTCGAAATACTGCGCCGCGACACGATCACGGTAGTCGGCGGCTGACGTACAGGCGTCCATCGTCGAGAGCCACTCATACGTCGTGGCTCGTGGCGTGAACGCCAGAAAATCAGTGAGCATCTCTGCCAGCGTCTC is drawn from Halosegnis longus and contains these coding sequences:
- a CDS encoding UvrD-helicase domain-containing protein, whose protein sequence is MIDEERLEPEQQTAATTLDRNVSVRAGAGTGKTTTLTARYMQILEQRVAALPTADESARLAAAEAIPEQILTTTFTERAADDLVESVREEILSRLSAADSGPEFRTWRAVADGLDDAYIHTLHGLCHRLLSEHAVGATTTPTVDAETPLGRYGMTYDGLDIGFEVAEEGDATALQEAAVAAVFRDPEAPDAVERLARRFPRETLAEMLTDFLAFTPRATTYEWLSTMDACTSAADYRDRVAAQYFDTEDSGLSLARLETITPAVIEHGQTMVAAFEALPAEAEAELHGNTESWMLNNVAGALGEYADPSADLSSLSTAERREMAIGVLAAVISSSSGTVYEALRPEGGIADEYPESSLGLYADALESLFAYAQEGAWDAIPEQPFQTAELTYPDVQAFATLATEAFTAYTERKREENVVDYGDLIALTNHFLASISPTARRELGFMSESGESPQEAYVMVDEFQDTNPEQWAIIKQLTCEEPAEPTATNLFIVGDAKQSIYRFRGADVSVFADGEATLKAANDAAGYSTAQPPLATNFRTLQRPLEAINGLFERIFVGRPRDGEPWYAERDGKPADFEARSEPLRAGRTNPHGVTSAVEYIPVPTDAKLQETLLPDVATHMLTQGSDEPARLEASVVATRIAELLTGDTTVYESVSADDPEYAELAATQTEPIERARSARPGDVAVLLRSRSELAAYERALRRAEIPHTVVKGQGFFETPEVETLCNLLRVIADPTDNRALYAVLRSPLFGQPDDSLAQLAVAGRDDQAGADGDDVELWQALQAADGEEWAAIARTLTMLREAAGTDPDVDGRQVDSWGAVVELALRETGYLAAIGADERGETAMVNVERFRDRVDAIADGDQHSLSGVIRQLEHQQERAEHDPEANVVSFADAEEDTDAGSVQLLTIHEAKGDEFPIVVVPGMHRKFTQAGGARLGAQQAEFETVPTGEDERVPVFGLKGPTPSDRFRTQQTLSRATAARQRRHEERAEEKRTLYVACTRARDHLVLTGRHATGSDSEYPGEMAEPSPTDAKAWRDWVQAALFEADEEADGDGPAAVFDALAADGEYRRTLPYPGPDGQETGTITIRQPPAESVELSNETQPTVDLSGYEPPPTQEATPTIQLSPSQCSGLAAGTASLAWLDDQTIGVVEEDHVPEHDRGAGQSAGGGRDIPGGVSAAAYGTLVHRLVEMAPPEEAVERIVRQVLAGETAADVEAVDIAAVATAAMADADAAVQGLESLVTPAVQSHHAEFGIDAELEELVSGARVAMRGEIDRLLVSDDAYHIVDFKTDRWGEESIDEFVQGRATHHEPQMAAYAVGLQALDPSRDVRATIVLTAADGA